From one Alicyclobacillus acidocaldarius subsp. acidocaldarius Tc-4-1 genomic stretch:
- the yicI gene encoding alpha-xylosidase, with protein MKFTDGNWLVREGVSIHPGLAVQEWRQEEDGVLFFVACRPVAHRGHMLDGPMLTCRISFPRPGMVRVEQHHFLGRMHRGPHFPLELNPQPFDAVETEDSVVLRAGEMEVRVRLAPWSIAFYENGRFLTESGPRSTAYVVDHGRPYMRGQLHLSVGENVYGLGERFTAFVKNGQSIDIWNRDGGTGSDQAYKNVPFYLTNRGYGVFVNHPERVWFEIGTEFVSKVQFSVEGEALDYVVIGGGEPKGVIERYTALTGRPALPPMWSFGLWLSTSFTTDYDEETVSQFVDGMASRGIPLSVFHFDCFWMKPFEWCNFAWDTACFPDPAGMLARLKSRGLKICVWINPYIAQKSPLFREAMERGYLLKRQNGDVWQWDLWQPGMGIVDFTNPEARRWYQSHLRRLLDMGVDAFKTDFGERIPTDVVYHDGSDPQKMHNFYCYLYNEAVWEVLRERRGDDAVVFARSATAGGQRFPVHWGGDCRATYESMAETLRGGLSLALCGFGFWSHDIGGFEDTAPAHLYKRWIAFGLFSSHSRLHGSGSYRVPWLFDEESVDVLRHFTRFKLRLMPYLWSCAVEAHRTGVPMLRPMILEFPDDPTCDTLDRQYMLGPSLLVAPVFSETGEVVYYLPEGRWTHLFTGETRQGGRWYRERYDFMSLPVFVREGSILAMGAESEQSDQPYHREVAIHVYPIRPDRRSSYTLFDQRGNEAGTWHAFWDGDDLVLAPQGRSEARCAILHGIDDPAYLAAQGADCRISPEGVVILPRHPQEAVRVAGCRTRWWAE; from the coding sequence ATGAAGTTCACCGACGGCAACTGGCTTGTCCGCGAAGGCGTCTCCATTCACCCCGGCCTCGCCGTGCAGGAATGGCGACAAGAGGAAGACGGCGTTCTGTTCTTCGTCGCGTGCCGCCCCGTGGCGCACCGCGGCCACATGCTCGATGGCCCCATGCTCACCTGCCGCATCTCCTTCCCCCGCCCTGGCATGGTGCGGGTGGAGCAGCACCACTTTCTCGGACGGATGCATCGCGGGCCCCATTTCCCACTTGAGCTCAACCCTCAGCCGTTTGACGCAGTGGAGACGGAGGACTCCGTCGTGCTTCGCGCTGGCGAGATGGAGGTCCGCGTGCGGCTCGCCCCGTGGTCCATCGCGTTTTACGAGAACGGCCGCTTTCTCACCGAGAGTGGCCCTCGTTCCACCGCGTACGTCGTCGATCACGGCCGACCTTACATGCGCGGCCAACTGCATCTCTCCGTCGGCGAAAACGTGTATGGCCTCGGAGAGCGGTTCACGGCTTTCGTCAAAAACGGCCAATCTATCGACATCTGGAACCGAGACGGCGGGACGGGATCGGATCAGGCGTACAAAAACGTGCCGTTCTACCTCACCAACCGCGGTTACGGCGTGTTCGTCAACCACCCCGAGCGCGTGTGGTTTGAAATTGGGACGGAGTTCGTGTCCAAGGTGCAATTCAGCGTGGAGGGAGAGGCGCTCGATTACGTGGTCATCGGGGGCGGCGAACCGAAGGGCGTGATCGAGCGGTACACGGCCCTCACCGGGCGGCCAGCGCTGCCGCCGATGTGGTCATTTGGGCTGTGGCTGTCGACGTCGTTCACCACCGACTACGACGAGGAGACGGTCAGCCAGTTCGTCGATGGCATGGCGTCGCGCGGCATTCCGCTGAGCGTCTTCCACTTCGACTGTTTCTGGATGAAGCCGTTTGAGTGGTGCAACTTCGCGTGGGACACCGCTTGCTTCCCCGATCCGGCGGGCATGCTCGCACGCCTCAAATCGCGCGGTCTGAAAATCTGCGTTTGGATCAACCCCTACATCGCGCAGAAGTCGCCGCTTTTCCGCGAGGCGATGGAGCGCGGCTACCTGCTCAAGCGCCAAAACGGCGACGTGTGGCAGTGGGACCTGTGGCAGCCGGGCATGGGCATCGTCGATTTCACCAACCCGGAGGCCCGCCGCTGGTACCAGTCCCACCTGCGCCGGCTGCTCGACATGGGCGTCGATGCGTTCAAGACAGACTTCGGCGAGCGGATTCCGACGGATGTGGTGTACCACGACGGATCGGACCCGCAAAAAATGCACAACTTCTACTGCTACCTGTACAACGAGGCTGTGTGGGAAGTCCTCCGCGAGCGGCGAGGCGATGACGCCGTGGTCTTTGCGCGATCCGCCACGGCAGGCGGCCAGCGCTTCCCGGTGCACTGGGGCGGCGACTGCCGCGCGACGTACGAATCCATGGCGGAGACGCTTCGCGGCGGCCTGAGCCTCGCCTTGTGCGGCTTCGGGTTCTGGAGCCACGACATCGGCGGGTTTGAGGACACAGCCCCCGCCCACCTGTACAAGCGCTGGATTGCGTTCGGCCTCTTCTCGAGCCACAGCCGCCTGCACGGAAGCGGATCGTACCGCGTGCCGTGGCTGTTCGACGAGGAGTCGGTGGACGTCTTGCGCCACTTCACGCGCTTTAAGCTTCGGCTCATGCCATATCTATGGTCATGCGCCGTCGAGGCGCACCGCACGGGTGTGCCCATGCTGCGCCCCATGATCCTCGAATTTCCGGACGATCCGACCTGCGACACCTTGGACCGCCAATACATGCTCGGCCCGTCGCTCCTCGTCGCGCCGGTGTTCTCGGAGACGGGTGAGGTCGTGTACTATCTCCCGGAAGGGCGCTGGACGCACCTGTTCACCGGAGAGACGAGGCAAGGCGGCAGATGGTACCGCGAACGGTACGATTTCATGAGCCTGCCTGTGTTCGTGCGCGAAGGCAGCATCCTGGCCATGGGCGCGGAAAGCGAGCAGTCTGACCAGCCATACCACCGCGAGGTGGCCATCCACGTCTATCCCATCCGGCCGGATCGCCGCAGTTCCTACACCCTGTTTGACCAACGAGGCAACGAGGCCGGCACATGGCATGCGTTCTGGGACGGAGACGACCTGGTCCTCGCCCCACAAGGTCGGAGCGAGGCACGGTGCGCCATCTTGCACGGTATCGACGATCCGGCATATCTCGCCGCGCAGGGCGCGGATTGCCGTATCTCTCCAGAAGGCGTCGTGATCCTCCCGCGCCATCCGCAGGAGGCGGTGCGGGTGGCAGGCTGCCGGACGCGATGGTGGGCGGAATGA
- a CDS encoding AraC family transcriptional regulator, which produces MEAVHLLEHRQHGDASFHIQAYHVVLTPGPYQQTVNLHWHSEAEFIVVTRGSVCLQAGSQLHVLGDGGVALLSGGELHSMAAPGKGPSECKAIVFGLDLLESPSGDRVQQSYLAPLASGKLRLPGAIAQDHPIRPHLAARLCEIAEALEEQPVGYELTVKGCLYDVLAQLFRAKLLVEDSPRRELDDRRADTLKAVLTYIDAHLSDKLRLSDLARVANMSEGHFCRFFKKMTHRKPMQYVNERRVARAADLLKDPNRSITAIGMDLGFHDVSYFIKVFRSYKHCTPLAYRKALLKKPLRS; this is translated from the coding sequence GTGGAAGCCGTACATCTCCTTGAACACCGGCAGCACGGCGACGCGAGCTTTCACATCCAGGCCTATCACGTCGTTCTGACGCCCGGGCCATACCAGCAGACGGTCAACCTGCACTGGCACAGCGAGGCCGAGTTCATCGTCGTCACGCGCGGCAGCGTGTGTCTGCAGGCGGGCAGCCAGCTCCACGTCCTCGGGGATGGCGGCGTCGCGCTTCTCAGCGGTGGGGAACTTCACAGCATGGCCGCCCCCGGCAAAGGTCCTTCCGAGTGCAAGGCCATTGTCTTTGGGCTCGACCTTCTAGAGAGCCCTTCGGGCGATCGCGTCCAGCAGTCCTACCTTGCGCCGCTCGCGTCGGGAAAGCTGCGGTTGCCCGGCGCCATCGCGCAGGACCACCCGATTCGGCCACATCTTGCGGCGAGGCTTTGCGAGATCGCCGAAGCCCTGGAAGAACAACCTGTCGGCTACGAGCTCACGGTCAAGGGCTGTCTGTACGACGTGCTCGCGCAACTGTTTCGAGCCAAACTGCTGGTTGAAGACAGCCCCAGGCGGGAGCTGGACGACCGGCGTGCGGACACGCTCAAGGCCGTCCTCACGTACATTGACGCGCATCTCAGCGACAAACTCCGCCTGTCTGATCTGGCGCGCGTCGCCAACATGAGCGAAGGACACTTTTGCCGATTTTTCAAGAAGATGACCCACCGCAAGCCCATGCAGTATGTGAATGAGCGGCGCGTGGCGCGGGCTGCGGACCTGCTGAAAGACCCGAATCGAAGCATCACGGCCATCGGCATGGACCTCGGTTTTCACGACGTGAGCTATTTCATTAAGGTGTTTCGAAGCTACAAGCACTGCACTCCCCTCGCCTACCGCAAGGCGCTGCTGAAAAAGCCGCTGCGCAGTTGA
- a CDS encoding peptide ABC transporter substrate-binding protein has product MRRRVKWIAGATVMCVLGAAGGLAGCGTPAEKGTNAAAMAASAATTSQGVVRITAPTGSNLTTLDPSQWGPQILVDQGTIMEGLFGYNQQNQIVPKLCAGYTLSKDGLTWTFQIRRDARWSNGQPVTAYDFYYAYMRQLAPSNPNGQLWLSVLNVVKNAYAYHAGTVPLSQLGLKVLGPYTLQITTTVPHYILGDLAEAGSMPINEQVAKAHPTDWFMPPYFVSDAPFTVKSFTPNGTLVLVRNPKYVGHPGEVNEGNAQEIDVVPGTSVPVEDFMANKVDVVEVGTPSDLQYVKTHPALLAQLHKAPDYAVTYLQYDNSAVPSPLTNPLVRQAIGEAIERAPIVQDVLGGMAGTTTTFSVPGWPTAKYEHGLPENVAQARALLAKAGYPGGKGFPTLYLYAEVPSSNPQLVPVAEAVAQELQQNLGIHTKIVQLNSTEWGNLTYGGPQKGIQPGYNVAVGGTNDLDPASLNLGGDQGIYWPGTYGYSIAFVQHVLPWYNTPYDPASIQKYGDPNNPNMGVTWSQWAPLVKAAQADIAYLNKWTAEQPATWRKIMNPPGSPTLTQQWNQIVAQFKQAKTPAAKHAAWVQAWKFVAPYSEGSGGGGINTGSLDVQVYWDQHESNDVRNWRMWQAEYQNSPDMFSSAATAAKLMTQLIQQGYTIPLYYAETYYLERTGITGAQPNPWSWGGFYQMQYLSVR; this is encoded by the coding sequence GTGCGCAGACGAGTGAAGTGGATCGCAGGGGCGACAGTCATGTGCGTGCTGGGCGCCGCAGGAGGACTGGCGGGGTGTGGAACGCCCGCGGAGAAGGGTACAAACGCGGCTGCCATGGCGGCGAGCGCTGCGACGACTTCGCAAGGGGTGGTTCGGATCACGGCGCCGACGGGAAGCAACCTGACGACGCTCGATCCGTCGCAGTGGGGGCCGCAGATTCTCGTGGATCAGGGGACCATCATGGAGGGGCTGTTTGGATACAATCAGCAGAATCAGATTGTGCCCAAGCTCTGCGCGGGGTACACGCTATCCAAGGACGGGCTCACGTGGACGTTCCAGATCCGCCGCGACGCGCGCTGGTCGAACGGTCAGCCGGTCACGGCCTATGACTTCTACTACGCCTACATGCGGCAACTGGCCCCCTCGAATCCCAACGGCCAGCTGTGGCTGAGTGTGCTGAACGTCGTGAAAAACGCGTACGCGTATCACGCAGGCACCGTGCCGCTCAGCCAACTGGGCCTCAAGGTGCTCGGCCCGTACACGCTCCAGATCACCACAACGGTACCTCACTACATCCTGGGCGATCTCGCCGAGGCCGGATCGATGCCCATCAACGAGCAGGTGGCAAAGGCGCATCCCACCGACTGGTTCATGCCGCCGTATTTCGTGAGCGATGCGCCGTTCACGGTGAAGTCGTTCACGCCGAACGGGACGCTGGTCCTGGTGCGCAACCCGAAATACGTGGGTCATCCGGGCGAGGTGAACGAGGGCAACGCACAGGAGATTGACGTGGTGCCGGGCACCAGCGTGCCCGTGGAGGACTTCATGGCGAACAAGGTGGACGTGGTGGAAGTAGGCACGCCGTCGGATCTTCAGTACGTGAAGACGCATCCGGCCCTCCTCGCCCAGTTGCACAAGGCGCCGGATTATGCCGTGACGTATCTCCAGTACGATAATTCAGCTGTTCCATCGCCGCTCACCAATCCGCTGGTGCGGCAGGCCATCGGGGAGGCCATTGAGCGGGCCCCCATCGTGCAGGATGTGCTCGGCGGCATGGCGGGGACCACCACGACGTTCTCAGTGCCGGGGTGGCCGACGGCCAAGTACGAGCACGGCCTGCCCGAGAACGTCGCCCAGGCGCGCGCACTGCTCGCCAAAGCTGGATATCCCGGCGGCAAGGGCTTCCCGACGCTCTATCTGTACGCAGAGGTGCCTTCCTCCAATCCACAGCTCGTACCGGTGGCGGAGGCGGTGGCCCAAGAGTTGCAACAGAACCTTGGGATCCACACCAAGATTGTGCAGCTCAACAGCACGGAATGGGGCAACCTGACTTACGGCGGCCCCCAGAAAGGCATCCAGCCCGGCTACAACGTGGCGGTGGGCGGGACGAACGACTTGGACCCCGCCTCGCTCAACCTGGGCGGCGATCAGGGGATCTACTGGCCCGGCACGTACGGGTATTCCATCGCGTTCGTGCAACACGTCTTGCCTTGGTATAACACGCCGTACGATCCCGCCTCCATCCAGAAGTACGGCGATCCGAACAACCCCAACATGGGCGTGACGTGGAGCCAGTGGGCGCCGCTCGTCAAAGCCGCACAGGCGGACATCGCCTACCTGAACAAGTGGACAGCCGAGCAGCCCGCAACGTGGAGGAAGATCATGAACCCGCCGGGATCGCCGACGCTGACCCAGCAGTGGAACCAGATTGTGGCGCAGTTTAAGCAGGCCAAGACGCCCGCGGCCAAGCATGCGGCATGGGTGCAGGCGTGGAAGTTTGTGGCACCCTACTCCGAGGGATCCGGCGGGGGCGGTATCAACACGGGCAGCCTGGACGTGCAAGTCTATTGGGATCAGCACGAGTCGAACGATGTCCGCAACTGGCGGATGTGGCAGGCCGAGTATCAGAACAGCCCGGATATGTTCTCGTCCGCGGCCACGGCTGCGAAGCTCATGACTCAGCTCATTCAGCAGGGATACACCATTCCGCTCTACTACGCTGAAACCTATTACCTCGAGCGCACGGGCATCACGGGCGCGCAGCCGAACCCGTGGTCCTGGGGCGGATTCTATCAAATGCAGTATCTGTCTGTGCGCTGA
- a CDS encoding universal stress protein has product MKHIVWAVDGSDCAWRAGDFARDFLEKWPEARLTAVFVHVPAVPTSEWTAEYAVQMEREAEKLAGELRGEIERRFAAFGPRVAFRVEHGAPAERIVRAADELGADLIVLGSHGKSTVDRLLMGSVSTAVLHRAKQAVLVVR; this is encoded by the coding sequence GTGAAACACATCGTGTGGGCTGTAGACGGATCGGATTGCGCTTGGCGGGCTGGTGATTTTGCAAGGGATTTTTTAGAAAAGTGGCCGGAAGCCAGGCTGACCGCTGTGTTTGTGCACGTGCCTGCGGTGCCGACGTCGGAGTGGACCGCGGAGTACGCGGTGCAGATGGAGCGGGAGGCGGAGAAGCTGGCCGGCGAGTTGCGCGGCGAGATCGAGCGGCGATTCGCGGCGTTTGGCCCGCGAGTGGCGTTCCGCGTCGAACACGGGGCGCCTGCTGAGCGCATTGTGCGCGCCGCAGACGAGTTGGGGGCCGATCTCATCGTCCTCGGCAGCCACGGCAAAAGCACCGTGGACCGGCTGCTCATGGGCAGCGTGAGCACGGCCGTGCTGCACCGGGCGAAGCAGGCGGTCCTAGTGGTGCGGTGA